A single window of Granulicella mallensis MP5ACTX8 DNA harbors:
- a CDS encoding SDR family oxidoreductase — translation MTNPAPKRILVLGATSGIAEACCRLWAERGDSLFLVARNSDRLAAVAADLRTRGASYIDSAVADLDDTAIHPELLAHAINSLAGLDIAFFALGVLGDQQKAERGFAEAGQILHTNLVAPASLLTWLANYCAQRHSGTLAVLSSVAGERGRKSNYVYGSSKAGLTAFVDGLRNRIDREGVRVMTIKPGPVKTAMTQSMKGSKKFADVEKVAVTLVTAIDKGTDVVYVPGIWRVIMTVIRAIPERVFKKLNL, via the coding sequence ATGACGAATCCTGCTCCGAAACGCATCCTGGTACTGGGTGCGACCTCTGGGATCGCCGAAGCCTGCTGCCGCCTCTGGGCCGAGCGCGGCGACAGCCTCTTTCTGGTCGCGCGCAACTCCGACCGGCTGGCTGCGGTCGCCGCGGACCTGCGCACGCGTGGTGCCTCTTATATAGATAGCGCTGTTGCCGATCTGGACGATACCGCCATCCACCCCGAGCTGCTGGCACACGCAATCAACTCGCTGGCGGGGTTGGATATTGCATTTTTCGCACTGGGAGTGCTGGGTGACCAGCAGAAAGCCGAGCGCGGCTTTGCCGAGGCCGGTCAGATTCTGCATACGAACCTCGTTGCTCCGGCCAGCCTGCTTACGTGGCTGGCGAACTACTGTGCGCAACGCCACTCCGGGACGCTGGCAGTGCTGTCGTCGGTAGCAGGAGAGCGCGGCCGCAAGTCGAACTACGTGTATGGTTCGTCGAAGGCTGGACTGACGGCGTTCGTCGATGGGCTGAGAAACAGGATCGACCGCGAAGGCGTACGCGTCATGACGATCAAGCCGGGACCGGTGAAGACGGCGATGACGCAATCGATGAAGGGCAGCAAAAAGTTTGCCGACGTCGAAAAAGTCGCTGTAACCCTGGTGACGGCGATCGATAAGGGCACGGACGTGGTCTATGTGCCGGGAATCTGGCGGGTCATCATGACAGTGATTCGCGCGATCCCTGAGCGCGTGTTCAAAAAGCTGAACCTGTAG
- a CDS encoding ATP-binding protein, with protein MCADSPLKTYLQEQTVFFSVSDTGIGIPAEALPSIFKRFYRGNHTSQLSPGGAGLGLALAEALAERHGATILVASTPQQGSCFTFELPQHAKTA; from the coding sequence TTGTGCGCAGATTCACCGCTGAAAACCTATCTGCAAGAGCAGACAGTCTTCTTCTCAGTAAGTGACACAGGGATCGGCATTCCCGCAGAGGCTCTGCCCTCTATCTTCAAGAGGTTCTATCGCGGCAATCATACTTCGCAGCTCTCGCCAGGTGGCGCAGGACTTGGATTGGCATTAGCCGAGGCTTTGGCCGAACGGCATGGTGCAACCATCCTTGTCGCCAGTACACCGCAGCAAGGAAGCTGTTTTACGTTTGAACTGCCACAACATGCGAAAACAGCATGA
- a CDS encoding PIN domain-containing protein: MKAFFDTSVLVPVFYGDHVHHEASLRLFIQFNRSTGCCGAHSLVEVFSTLTRMPGKHRISPEQAILFIGSIRERLTLIALDGDEYADTLEISAARGIVGGSIYDAMLAQCAIKAQAGIIYSWNIRHYAQCGPPITERLQTP, translated from the coding sequence ATGAAGGCATTCTTCGATACTTCGGTGCTGGTGCCGGTATTTTATGGAGATCATGTCCACCACGAGGCTAGTCTGCGACTATTCATTCAATTCAACAGGTCTACAGGATGTTGTGGAGCGCACAGCCTGGTTGAGGTTTTCTCAACATTGACTCGCATGCCGGGCAAACACCGCATCAGTCCCGAACAAGCAATATTATTCATTGGAAGCATCCGGGAACGGCTCACGCTTATAGCACTGGATGGAGATGAATATGCGGACACGCTGGAGATCTCGGCTGCTCGTGGCATCGTAGGAGGAAGCATCTACGACGCCATGCTTGCGCAATGCGCTATCAAAGCTCAGGCCGGCATCATCTATAGCTGGAATATACGACACTATGCGCAATG
- a CDS encoding FAD-binding oxidoreductase, which produces MPASAELQFPPATSVDQEPPFEGVPPFESWGRYPTYGATVVPLHWQGDFPRAIDGVHHGALAVGMGRSYGDVCLLKDGTLLQTTSMNRLLGFDAATGLLTAETGITLAQILDFAVPRGFFLPVTPGTKYVTLGGAIANDIHGKNHHAAGTFGNHITQFELVRSDGTRMHCTPTQNPDYFAATIGGMGLTGVMTWAQVRLKPIVSRMIDYQGIQFHGIDEFLDLTQQAEHIEYTVSWVDVTSTGKNFCRGIFMQGDHSQVPGPLEPSAKPKLVFPFELPGFALNGATVGAFNGLYFNKQMKKRVTALQDYEPFFYPLDAVLHWNRMYGKRGLLQFQYAIPWEHAREGTVAILTEVAKSGLASFLAVLKAFGDVQSPGMMSFPKPGMTLALDFPIKPEKSFALFDRLAEMTREFGGRLYPAKDARMTAPQFQEFYPQWERFSRYKDPALTSSFWERVTAGHPASRGGSR; this is translated from the coding sequence ATGCCTGCCTCAGCCGAACTCCAGTTTCCCCCGGCAACCTCCGTCGATCAGGAGCCCCCCTTCGAGGGCGTGCCGCCGTTTGAGTCCTGGGGACGCTATCCCACCTACGGAGCGACGGTTGTCCCGCTGCACTGGCAGGGAGATTTTCCTCGGGCAATCGATGGAGTTCACCACGGGGCTTTAGCGGTAGGAATGGGACGCAGCTATGGCGATGTCTGCCTGCTGAAAGACGGAACACTACTCCAAACGACCTCGATGAACCGCCTCCTGGGGTTCGATGCAGCGACCGGATTGCTCACCGCCGAAACCGGCATTACCTTGGCGCAGATTCTGGATTTTGCCGTGCCGCGCGGCTTCTTTCTGCCCGTTACTCCGGGAACGAAGTACGTCACCCTGGGCGGGGCCATCGCCAACGACATCCACGGTAAAAACCATCATGCCGCCGGTACGTTCGGCAATCACATCACACAGTTTGAGCTGGTCCGCTCCGACGGTACCCGCATGCACTGCACCCCGACCCAAAACCCTGACTATTTTGCCGCGACCATCGGCGGCATGGGCCTTACTGGTGTAATGACCTGGGCGCAGGTGCGGCTCAAGCCCATCGTCAGCCGCATGATCGACTACCAGGGCATCCAGTTTCATGGCATCGACGAGTTCCTCGATCTCACCCAGCAGGCTGAGCACATCGAATACACGGTGAGCTGGGTCGATGTGACTTCGACAGGAAAGAACTTCTGCCGGGGCATCTTTATGCAGGGCGACCATTCTCAGGTGCCTGGGCCGCTCGAGCCATCGGCTAAACCCAAGCTCGTCTTCCCGTTTGAACTGCCAGGTTTCGCCTTGAACGGTGCGACCGTCGGCGCGTTCAATGGGCTTTACTTCAATAAGCAGATGAAGAAACGCGTGACGGCACTACAGGACTACGAACCGTTCTTCTATCCGCTGGATGCCGTGCTGCACTGGAATCGCATGTACGGTAAGCGCGGCCTGCTGCAGTTCCAATACGCCATTCCGTGGGAGCACGCACGCGAAGGGACGGTGGCTATCCTGACGGAGGTCGCCAAGTCCGGACTTGCCAGCTTTCTCGCTGTGCTCAAGGCGTTCGGCGATGTGCAATCACCGGGCATGATGAGCTTTCCCAAGCCCGGCATGACGCTCGCGCTTGATTTCCCCATCAAGCCGGAGAAGAGCTTTGCGCTCTTCGACCGCCTTGCGGAGATGACGCGCGAGTTCGGCGGACGACTCTATCCAGCTAAGGATGCTCGCATGACCGCGCCGCAGTTCCAGGAGTTCTACCCTCAGTGGGAGCGCTTCAGCCGCTACAAGGACCCGGCGCTGACCTCCAGTTTCTGGGAACGCGTCACCGCCGGCCATCCTGCCTCCAGGGGAGGAAGCCGATGA
- a CDS encoding AbrB/MazE/SpoVT family DNA-binding domain-containing protein yields MNVQLTIDKAGRVVIPKSLREELHLEPGDSLELENVGEQITLRPVRGTGPLTKEHGVWVFHTGQSLSASATDRVLQQLRAERDLTNLGGIE; encoded by the coding sequence ATGAACGTTCAACTCACCATCGACAAAGCTGGTCGTGTTGTCATTCCAAAATCATTGCGTGAAGAACTGCATTTGGAACCTGGGGACAGTCTAGAACTGGAAAATGTTGGGGAACAAATTACCCTCCGCCCTGTTCGCGGAACAGGACCGCTTACGAAAGAACATGGCGTCTGGGTGTTTCATACAGGGCAATCGTTGTCTGCGTCGGCTACGGATAGAGTGCTGCAACAACTACGTGCGGAGCGCGATCTAACGAACCTGGGCGGAATTGAATGA
- a CDS encoding carboxypeptidase regulatory-like domain-containing protein: protein MRNWITKLVLLVLFLSAPLLLLAQATNGSIAGTIVDTTGAAVSGATVTATDIQTNIGRSATTSKVGGYRIESVQPGTYKIVVTAPSFATTTIEHIDVSASVVTSANATLGVGSINSTIEVAAVTAGLQTNSGELSDTLTLKEVSTLPISSLNPYALATTLPGVTTVTAGDFTNGTSFSVNGNRPRDNNFLIEGSDNNDQGLHGQAFQPENLEAVQEVTFLLSSFSPEFGGGGAVSNVLFQSGTNHFHGAVFERLLNSSLDATDHSTVLSLQQGSTAGKPKTRENLYGFRIGGPIFRDRAFFFVSTQWDKFRGTSNAGTLTLPTASGYTALNQFASNPRIATLVKAYAGLVGTISSAATSVNLGNDPVTGNPRGTVNFAGVQRTLPNSTNSRELEATSDVNISSADKLRFRFIQSPNETPYDTGNFPDQLPGFDTQQNGIVYNAGITETHVFNQHLLNEVRLSWVRIGFNFDLRPETYANPLALAPAVSIAGITGYGIPAGSVPQGRSQDTYQLQDALSLTLGRHFFKFGFDVADIRIKDGIPFNFYGSIPYQAQANGYTALANYLDDFSGSGNGDATINFGNPTARPVIWDQSYYAQDSWKALPNLELDFGMRYEYHGTPFNYLGFPGFDVNNPAAFPSRVPEVGDKNNFGPRIGFNYQPVAAGKTVISGGFGVFYSHVFSNIIDNIQGSAPNAAAKSIVPGTTGRGTPNWSSILTVCPTCAITTTSATAMDTSNVINAHLLDPITYEYNLRVQHELPGSFVVAAQYVGNRTEKDYATEEFNPTIPGATRLVPTRGRIILEDNEADSNYNGGELDIEHRSRHGLSLRAAYTYSKMLDDGSEIFTDTGNVNGSTYAEIQNTSRAREYAPSLFDHRHRLVVSAVYTPPTWHAQGGARIAAAIANGFTFATITSFQSGQPQNVEIGYDWNGDGIGNDRPILLNKSAPITNWAVKGEDFFDVPVGTLCDGPEFWATSDGCHVVSAANTHWVTSNFGTTQGTVSRNALTTDHTVNTDLTIQRSFKVFKNQSFDIRAEGLNVFNQANTGSYNANLITGVPFNGTDESGNVYTGATTFGNRYLTSTGGRILRFFARYQF, encoded by the coding sequence ATGCGAAATTGGATCACGAAACTTGTCCTTTTGGTGCTCTTTCTGTCGGCACCTTTGCTGTTGCTTGCACAGGCAACAAACGGTTCGATCGCTGGCACCATCGTGGATACCACTGGCGCTGCAGTTTCGGGCGCGACGGTCACAGCCACTGACATCCAAACAAACATTGGGCGCAGTGCCACGACCAGCAAAGTGGGTGGTTATCGCATTGAATCAGTGCAGCCTGGTACCTATAAGATTGTCGTCACTGCCCCCTCGTTTGCTACAACCACGATTGAGCATATCGATGTCTCAGCATCTGTTGTCACATCAGCCAACGCGACTCTGGGAGTAGGCTCGATCAACTCTACGATTGAAGTTGCTGCAGTGACAGCTGGGCTTCAGACCAACAGTGGTGAATTGAGCGACACGCTTACGTTGAAAGAGGTTAGTACACTTCCGATCTCAAGCTTGAACCCTTACGCTCTCGCGACGACGTTGCCAGGCGTTACCACCGTGACTGCCGGCGATTTTACCAATGGCACTTCCTTCTCGGTCAATGGCAATCGCCCACGTGACAACAACTTCCTCATCGAAGGTTCTGACAATAACGACCAGGGGCTGCATGGTCAGGCGTTTCAACCAGAGAACCTTGAAGCTGTTCAAGAGGTCACCTTTCTCCTCAGCTCTTTCTCTCCGGAGTTTGGTGGTGGTGGCGCGGTTTCAAACGTACTTTTCCAGAGCGGAACGAATCATTTCCACGGTGCTGTTTTCGAACGGCTTCTCAACTCTTCGCTCGATGCCACGGACCACAGTACCGTTCTGAGCCTGCAGCAAGGATCAACAGCTGGCAAGCCAAAGACTCGCGAAAACCTTTATGGATTCCGCATCGGCGGTCCTATCTTTCGTGATCGGGCATTCTTCTTCGTGTCGACCCAGTGGGACAAGTTTCGCGGTACGTCAAACGCCGGTACCCTCACTCTTCCCACCGCGTCAGGTTACACTGCCCTCAATCAATTCGCTTCTAACCCGCGCATAGCTACTCTGGTGAAGGCCTATGCGGGCTTGGTCGGAACGATTAGCAGTGCTGCTACCTCCGTAAATTTGGGTAATGACCCTGTCACGGGGAATCCGCGCGGCACGGTCAATTTCGCCGGCGTGCAGCGTACACTGCCAAACTCCACAAATAGCCGCGAACTTGAAGCGACTAGCGATGTGAATATCTCCAGCGCCGATAAGCTTCGTTTCCGGTTCATCCAAAGCCCGAACGAAACTCCCTATGACACGGGTAACTTCCCGGATCAGCTTCCAGGCTTTGATACGCAGCAGAACGGCATCGTTTACAACGCGGGTATCACCGAAACCCATGTCTTCAACCAGCATCTGTTGAATGAGGTTCGTTTGTCGTGGGTTCGCATTGGTTTCAACTTCGACCTTCGCCCAGAAACCTATGCCAATCCTCTCGCGCTGGCACCAGCGGTCTCCATTGCAGGTATCACCGGGTATGGAATTCCAGCAGGTAGCGTGCCTCAAGGGCGTTCTCAGGATACGTACCAGCTTCAGGACGCACTAAGCCTTACTCTCGGCCGCCACTTCTTCAAATTCGGATTTGACGTTGCGGACATCCGCATCAAGGATGGAATTCCGTTCAACTTCTACGGATCCATTCCTTATCAGGCACAGGCGAATGGCTATACCGCGTTGGCCAATTATCTTGATGATTTCTCGGGATCGGGTAATGGCGATGCCACCATCAATTTCGGAAACCCAACCGCTCGGCCGGTAATTTGGGATCAGAGCTACTATGCGCAGGACTCGTGGAAAGCTCTTCCGAACCTCGAACTTGATTTTGGTATGCGTTACGAATACCACGGTACTCCGTTCAACTACCTTGGATTCCCTGGATTCGATGTAAACAATCCCGCTGCCTTCCCCTCCAGGGTTCCTGAGGTTGGAGACAAGAATAACTTCGGACCAAGAATTGGATTCAACTATCAGCCTGTTGCCGCTGGAAAGACCGTCATCAGCGGTGGATTCGGTGTCTTCTACTCCCATGTGTTCAGCAACATCATCGACAATATCCAAGGCAGTGCACCCAATGCCGCGGCCAAGTCGATTGTCCCTGGAACCACAGGTCGCGGTACCCCCAACTGGTCGTCCATTCTCACGGTGTGCCCCACCTGTGCAATTACGACAACAAGTGCGACCGCAATGGACACCTCAAACGTAATCAATGCTCATCTGCTCGATCCAATTACCTATGAATACAATCTGCGTGTTCAACATGAGTTGCCGGGTTCCTTCGTTGTTGCTGCGCAATATGTAGGCAATCGTACGGAGAAGGACTATGCAACGGAGGAGTTCAATCCGACAATTCCCGGTGCCACTCGTCTAGTGCCGACACGTGGTCGTATCATCCTGGAAGATAACGAAGCGGACTCGAACTACAACGGCGGTGAGCTTGATATTGAACACAGGTCGAGACATGGCCTCTCGCTTCGTGCCGCGTACACCTACTCCAAGATGCTTGACGATGGCTCCGAGATCTTTACCGATACGGGCAATGTCAATGGTTCTACCTATGCGGAGATCCAGAACACATCGCGTGCCAGAGAGTATGCCCCTTCGCTCTTCGATCACCGTCATCGCCTCGTAGTATCTGCCGTCTATACCCCTCCGACCTGGCATGCCCAAGGTGGAGCGCGGATAGCTGCGGCTATTGCTAACGGCTTCACCTTTGCAACCATCACTTCCTTCCAGTCCGGTCAACCTCAAAATGTGGAGATCGGATATGACTGGAACGGGGATGGCATCGGCAATGACCGTCCTATCCTGCTCAATAAGAGTGCTCCGATCACGAATTGGGCGGTCAAAGGGGAAGACTTCTTTGATGTTCCTGTCGGGACGCTGTGCGACGGACCTGAATTCTGGGCTACCAGTGATGGATGCCATGTTGTGAGTGCGGCAAATACTCATTGGGTCACCTCGAATTTCGGAACGACACAAGGTACCGTCTCGCGCAATGCGCTCACTACAGACCATACGGTCAATACGGATTTGACCATACAGCGTTCCTTCAAAGTGTTTAAAAATCAGTCATTTGATATCCGCGCTGAAGGGCTCAACGTCTTCAACCAGGCCAATACCGGCAGCTACAATGCAAATCTGATCACAGGTGTTCCGTTCAATGGAACTGATGAGTCAGGGAATGTCTACACGGGAGCCACTACATTTGGTAACCGTTACCTCACTAGTACGGGTGGACGTATTCTCCGTTTCTTTGCTCGTTATCAGTTCTAA
- a CDS encoding carboxypeptidase regulatory-like domain-containing protein: MMAVFALVMAAPFLHKGAYAQGINTGNISGTVADQTGAVIPGAVVTATDTARNVSSKTTAGRDGGFSFKDLPISTYTVVISSDGFVTRTLNNIQVSSAKEQGLGVQKLLPGSAGQIVDVSAAANLLETSQSQVTTTFSSQQVSQLPLAGGFDEVALLIPGVVNTGADRFSNTNGVGFSVNGERGRANNFQIDGQSNNDTTIAGPQVFFGNEDALAEVQVITNSFSAQYGRNAGSVINYITKSGSNAWHGSAIYKYSGNFTSSLQQGTSKGTQFGFCGPGQTPDADGCAPTVVPRYVDNYYGGTLGGPIIKDKLFAFGSTYWYKFREFGALTTSQGQVFPTPAGLATLAAAFPNSTGIAYLQELSPYAVPGGNPRQVTAAANESVTSGGKTVSIPMAQFGRQIPSLISDQEDLGRLDWQATPKDHVFLRYLYQDNPVTPYQTVANGGYVDVTGVTHSVGADITHTFGPHWVDQLRYSFQQSSSGFQGGGFPTCTISSFTNCPTSINQLTLDSGDTFTSLGLNAAFPQGRVVKVGQLQDIATWSVGKHAITFGGEFDDTHAPNVFLPNSAGTYNFDTLDDFLGGGCATCTVAVAKGNPTIPLDEYDVSLFFQDDWKATPNLTLNLGLRWEFYGEPINKINSDTVAQQTGPNPNWSTALPLSQTTASRVNNYYKNFEPRLGFAYNPDFNRKLVIRGAYAINVDPQFQNIVENVAQAAPAVLAGAVNCASGSTNCFPSGPATFNTIQQQIATQLPTGGNPGLDAQSFVPSNFRFPVGQTYTLGVQYQIRNSAVFEIRYVGNHTSGQFQSINANPYLAPVAAAFPNVVNPSSLCPGSAALGGADAGFLNCGETSVGAVKNTAFSQYQSLQMNLTTQSYHGITATFAYTWSHNIDNSDEVYSNAGGSNQGGSTIAYAQNPLDINLGERANSSLDFPNVASISFLYAFPKLHTGKDWADKLVNGWSANTIWTYASGQTYTDYQGITNGSPVANTAGSGSLGQANPGDARTTNSYSDIPFENNFLGLDIARPILSNPKAPAGTLGIYTDTTTAVSATGVATYSAPVLVDYASGALVSPSQVHFIANNQLAANILGNPYPGSARHLLRGDTSNNADLSIIKDTKITGRFTFRLEVDAFDVLNRAFYGTPGNELSNYAFSGGSFFNNYSQNLASGSQNLNTPGTGTRNLLFTGKILF, encoded by the coding sequence ATGATGGCTGTTTTTGCTCTCGTGATGGCTGCGCCGTTCCTGCACAAAGGGGCCTATGCTCAGGGCATTAACACTGGAAACATCTCAGGAACTGTAGCCGACCAGACTGGGGCTGTTATTCCTGGTGCAGTGGTAACGGCTACGGATACAGCCAGGAATGTGAGCAGCAAAACGACCGCTGGAAGGGACGGCGGTTTTAGCTTTAAAGATCTGCCAATCAGTACCTATACCGTCGTGATCTCCAGCGACGGTTTTGTCACTCGCACTCTGAACAATATTCAAGTTTCCTCCGCTAAGGAGCAGGGGCTGGGTGTGCAGAAGCTGCTTCCTGGCAGCGCAGGGCAAATCGTGGATGTCTCTGCTGCCGCGAATTTGCTTGAAACAAGCCAGTCGCAGGTCACGACGACGTTCAGTTCTCAGCAGGTCTCACAACTTCCCCTCGCGGGCGGCTTCGATGAGGTGGCTCTACTCATCCCTGGCGTTGTCAATACAGGCGCCGATCGATTCTCCAACACCAACGGTGTCGGTTTCTCGGTCAATGGAGAGCGCGGACGCGCCAACAACTTCCAGATTGATGGCCAGTCGAACAACGATACGACGATCGCTGGTCCGCAGGTGTTCTTCGGGAATGAGGATGCTCTAGCCGAGGTCCAAGTCATCACGAACAGCTTTAGCGCCCAGTATGGACGTAACGCAGGTTCGGTGATCAACTACATTACCAAGTCCGGCAGCAATGCCTGGCATGGCTCGGCTATCTACAAATACTCAGGTAATTTCACCAGTTCACTGCAGCAGGGAACTTCCAAGGGAACACAGTTTGGGTTTTGCGGTCCAGGGCAGACACCTGACGCGGACGGTTGTGCGCCGACCGTTGTTCCTCGCTACGTAGACAACTATTATGGCGGCACTCTCGGCGGCCCAATTATCAAGGACAAGCTCTTCGCTTTTGGTTCTACATACTGGTACAAGTTCCGCGAATTTGGTGCTCTTACGACTAGCCAGGGTCAGGTCTTCCCAACACCCGCAGGACTCGCCACCCTCGCTGCCGCTTTTCCTAACAGCACTGGCATTGCTTATCTTCAAGAGCTAAGCCCGTACGCCGTGCCGGGCGGTAATCCACGCCAAGTGACTGCGGCCGCGAATGAAAGTGTGACCAGTGGCGGCAAAACGGTTTCGATCCCGATGGCCCAATTCGGCCGTCAGATCCCCTCACTTATAAGTGACCAGGAAGATCTGGGACGTCTTGACTGGCAGGCTACCCCCAAGGACCATGTCTTTCTCCGTTATCTCTATCAAGATAATCCAGTCACCCCCTATCAGACCGTCGCGAACGGCGGCTATGTCGACGTCACGGGCGTGACTCATTCGGTGGGCGCAGATATCACCCATACTTTCGGACCGCACTGGGTCGATCAGCTCCGTTATAGCTTCCAGCAGAGCAGCTCAGGCTTTCAGGGTGGTGGCTTTCCCACCTGCACGATCAGCTCTTTTACGAACTGCCCAACGAGCATCAACCAGCTCACGCTCGACAGTGGTGATACCTTCACCTCTCTAGGGCTTAACGCCGCCTTTCCGCAGGGGCGTGTAGTCAAGGTTGGGCAGTTGCAGGATATTGCTACTTGGTCGGTTGGGAAGCATGCGATTACATTCGGAGGTGAGTTTGACGATACACACGCGCCGAATGTCTTCCTCCCTAATTCAGCCGGAACCTACAACTTTGATACGCTAGACGACTTCCTTGGCGGCGGCTGCGCAACCTGCACCGTTGCCGTAGCGAAGGGCAATCCAACAATTCCGTTAGATGAATACGATGTGTCTCTCTTCTTTCAGGACGACTGGAAGGCTACCCCCAATCTCACCCTAAATCTGGGGCTGCGCTGGGAGTTTTACGGAGAGCCCATCAACAAAATCAATAGCGATACCGTGGCCCAGCAGACTGGCCCGAACCCCAACTGGAGTACGGCGCTGCCACTCTCTCAGACTACCGCCTCCCGCGTCAACAACTACTATAAGAACTTCGAGCCTCGCCTCGGTTTCGCCTACAATCCTGACTTCAATAGGAAGTTGGTGATCCGCGGCGCCTATGCCATCAACGTCGATCCGCAATTCCAGAATATCGTCGAGAATGTAGCTCAAGCTGCGCCGGCTGTCCTCGCCGGAGCCGTTAATTGCGCGTCCGGCAGCACGAACTGCTTCCCCTCGGGGCCGGCAACCTTCAACACGATTCAACAGCAGATTGCTACACAGCTCCCGACCGGCGGAAACCCTGGCCTGGACGCCCAATCCTTCGTTCCCTCGAACTTCCGCTTTCCTGTAGGCCAGACGTATACGCTGGGAGTGCAATATCAGATTCGCAACTCGGCCGTATTTGAGATTCGTTATGTGGGCAACCACACCAGCGGTCAATTTCAGTCGATCAATGCCAATCCGTATCTCGCGCCGGTCGCGGCTGCCTTCCCCAATGTGGTCAATCCCAGCAGTCTTTGCCCGGGCAGCGCCGCACTTGGCGGAGCTGATGCAGGGTTCCTGAACTGCGGCGAAACCTCTGTAGGCGCGGTAAAGAATACAGCTTTTTCCCAGTATCAGTCTTTACAAATGAACCTTACGACGCAAAGCTATCACGGTATAACCGCGACCTTCGCGTATACGTGGAGCCATAATATTGATAACTCCGACGAGGTCTATTCAAACGCCGGCGGCTCAAACCAGGGCGGCAGCACAATTGCTTATGCGCAGAACCCACTCGACATCAATCTCGGCGAGCGTGCAAACAGTTCGCTTGATTTCCCCAATGTTGCCAGCATTAGTTTCCTGTACGCGTTTCCCAAACTCCACACCGGCAAAGACTGGGCAGACAAACTGGTGAATGGTTGGAGCGCAAATACGATCTGGACCTATGCCAGCGGCCAGACCTATACCGACTATCAAGGAATAACTAACGGCTCTCCGGTAGCTAATACCGCAGGTTCGGGCTCGCTCGGCCAAGCGAATCCGGGTGACGCGCGGACCACTAACTCCTATAGCGATATTCCCTTTGAAAATAATTTTCTTGGTTTGGACATCGCTCGCCCAATTCTTTCCAATCCAAAGGCCCCTGCCGGCACCCTGGGCATTTACACCGACACCACGACTGCGGTCAGCGCGACTGGTGTCGCAACATACTCCGCACCAGTCCTTGTAGATTATGCGTCTGGCGCTCTGGTCTCTCCGTCGCAGGTTCACTTTATCGCAAACAATCAACTGGCGGCCAATATTCTGGGTAATCCTTATCCTGGTTCGGCACGCCACCTCCTGCGTGGCGATACCAGCAACAATGCCGACCTCAGCATTATTAAAGACACTAAGATCACCGGACGATTCACGTTCCGTCTGGAAGTAGACGCGTTCGATGTGTTAAACCGTGCCTTCTATGGAACTCCTGGCAACGAACTATCTAACTATGCATTTAGCGGCGGTTCATTCTTCAATAACTATTCTCAAAACCTTGCTTCCGGGAGCCAGAATTTGAATACCCCGGGAACGGGAACACGCAACCTGCTCTTCACGGGCAAGATCCTGTTCTAG